A single region of the Brachypodium distachyon strain Bd21 chromosome 3, Brachypodium_distachyon_v3.0, whole genome shotgun sequence genome encodes:
- the LOC112271908 gene encoding uncharacterized protein LOC112271908, with the protein MPQSSAAGNHSESLGNGGGGGGFSWTSAVSLFLFLTFNSAMAVYHSKGDEAIVAFVATSYLDLLLLFCCLWFYNRAAPGSPRRNRLKASVWTLTTLLTFSYAYIVMGTAGLTLPVALLVWVIAAATGIGASSAFFEQAASVNQPADETLLLPPV; encoded by the exons ATGCCGCAGTCCTCCGCAGCTGGTAATCATTCGGAGAGCCTCGGcaacggcgggggcggcggcggcttctcgTGGACGTCTGCTGTGTCCTTGTTCTTGTTCCTGACCTTCAACTCGGCCATGGCGGTCTACCACTCCAAGGGCGACGAGGCCATCGTGGCCTTCGTGGCCACCTCCTACCTGGACCTCCTGCTGCTCTTCTGCTGCCTCTGGTTCTACAAcagggcggcgccggggtcTCCACGGAGGAACCGGCTCAAGGCCTCCGTCTGGACTCTCACCACGCTACTCACCTTCTCCTACGCCTACATAGTCATGGGCACGGCTGGCCTCACGCTCCCTGTGGCGCTGCTGGTCTGggtcatcgccgccgccaccgggaTTGGGGCATCCTCTGCCTTCTTCGAGCAAGCAGCCAG TGTCAACCAACCGGCGGATGAAActctgctgctgccaccgGTGTAA